From one Asterias amurensis chromosome 10, ASM3211899v1 genomic stretch:
- the LOC139943165 gene encoding uncharacterized protein: protein MAEAALHTETTCKIRHVHIECPICLTRFIDPKILDCQHSFCLKCLQKLVDKQYPKTDFIICPVCREKTSIPDKGPSALLNCFLLSSLIDDVINPNSPEVDINPLVSICEGCDEGLDAVSRCVDCDANFCKTCLEYHAKIKLNRHHRVVNAAGTSNEGSRNQKKTCSPKCRKHTDQELCFYCDTCDLLVCLKCVAFDHRAQNHKLTEIKDSIRSYRLAVEEALMKFDDCRKHFQEVEDSIKHSQYRLQLMVNRALREISAKEEEEVEKIRKASRLLQERVTQISIQRGGEFGSKQSINSDKMSRAEQIVASVNALMQQADDFELLDLKPKVMHNLTCHNELKFQTVQHSKSFIGFKGHDVVTDADLGVILEEEKWEVKTEFGKKRKGEGEFKGAVNAACFSNGDIVVADVLRHVLLTFTSEGNFKSKGVQSRTEDGQLKHPIGVAVTSDDLLLVTDGEDVKVYDSKLRYIRQFRPSQNEVERQADSFVGAIAVDKKDRIAVDDWKRKVISRHNKDGSIISTINHDDIDRPSFLYANSKERLIFTNFNESKLVCVDFMGNEVFNISTSLDGKPVQPTGVCCDGAGDIYVTIPDDTEGSGEIHHYDASGKHIGCVARGLLYPQGITFTPIGDLIVADWNSVKILHRV from the coding sequence atggccgaagctgcacttcacactgagaccacttgcaagataagacatgtacacatcgaatgcccaatctgcTTGACTCGGTTCATCGATCCAAAAATCCTGGACTGTCAGCACAGCTTCTGTTTAAAGTGTCTTCAGAAACTTGTAGACAAACAGTATCCAAAGACGGATTTCATCATTTGCCCAGTGTGTAGAGAGAAAACTTCAATCCCAGATAAGGGACCATCGGCTCTTCTCAACTGCTTTCTTTTGAGCTcgcttattgatgacgtcatcaatccgAATAGTCCCGAGGTGGACATTAATCCTCTTGTCTCGATttgcgaaggatgcgacgaaggtcttgatgccgtctcacggtgtgttgactgtgatGCGAATTTTTGCAAGACTTGTTTGGAATACCAcgccaaaataaaattgaacaggCACCATCGAGTCGTGAATGCAGCCGGGACGTCAAATGAGGGGTCCagaaaccagaaaaaaacttgctcTCCAAAATGCCggaaacacactgaccaggaactgtgttttTATTGCGACACGTGTGACTTGCTTGTTTGTCTGAAATGTGTAGCCTTTGATCACAGAGCGCAAAACCACAAACTCACCGAAATCAAAGACTCAATTAGATCGTATCGTCTAGCTGTTGAAGAGGCTTTGATGAAGTTTGATGATTGTCGCAAGCATTTCCAAGAAGTGGAAGACTCTATCAAACACTCACAGTATAGATTACAGCTCATGGTCAACCGGGCTCTTCGAGAAATTTCTGCTAAGGAGGAAGAGGAAGTCGAGAAAATCAGAAAAGCATCTCGCCTCCTTCAAGAGAGAGTTACTCAAATCAGCATACAGAGAGGTGGGGAATTCGGCAGCAAGCAGAGCATCAACAGCGATAAAatgagccgtgcagagcagatcgtagcttcagtcaacGCTTTGATGCAACAAGCTGATgactttgagctgctggacctTAAGCCAAAGGTTATGCACAACTTGACATGCCACAATGAGCTcaagtttcaaacagtgcagcatagcaagtcattcatcgggttcaaaggtcatgatgtcGTCACAGATGCGGATCTCGGTGTAATACTAGAGGAAGAAAAGTGGGAAGTGAAGACAGAGTTTGGTAAAAAACGGAAAGGTGAGGGGGAGTTCAAAGGGGCAGTGAATGCTGCTTGTTTTAGCAACGGTGACATTGTCGTTGCTGATGTACTAAGACATGTATTGCTCACATTTACATCGGAGGGTAATTTCAAATCTAAAGGTGTGCAAAGTAGAACAGAAGATGGACAACTAAAACACCCTATCGGTGTTGcggtgacctctgatgacctgcttctggttactgacggagaggatgtaaaggtttatgatagTAAACTACGATATATTCGTCAGTTCAGACCCTCACAGAATGAAGTCGAACGACAGGCAGATAGTTTTGTGGGCGCTATTGCTGTGGACAAGAAAGATCGGATTGCAGTGGATGACTGGAAGAGAAAGGTAATATCTCGACATAATAAAGATGGATCCATCATTTCCACAATAAATCATGATGATATCGACCGTCCAAGCTTTCTGTATGCTAACAGCAAGGAGCGACTGATCTTTACAAACTTCAACGAGTCGAAActagtttgtgtggatttcatgggaaacgaggtgttTAATATCAGCACCTCCCTTGACGGCAAACCTGTACAGCCTACTGGTGTGTGTTGTGATGGTGCTGGGGATATATATGTAACTATTCCTGACGATACGGAGGGAAGCGGTGAGATACatcattacgatgcatcaggtaagcacatcggctgtgtagctcgTGGCCTGCTCTATCCTCAAGGCATTACGTTTACTCCGATCGGTGACCTCATCGTGGCTGACTGGAACTCAGTCAAGATACTGCATCGCGTGTAA